In the Actinomycetota bacterium genome, one interval contains:
- a CDS encoding CBS domain-containing protein, whose amino-acid sequence MRRTGEVVTPGPWGDAGSSDTMTWLASLLCDEGMNLMDVTEEELKRGTPVFVQADSDVLEVQRRMAHHHIRLLPVLADGVLIGVVDLVELARREDLDSGEVLPG is encoded by the coding sequence TTGCGAAGAACGGGTGAAGTCGTCACCCCGGGACCGTGGGGAGACGCCGGTTCGTCGGACACGATGACCTGGTTGGCCAGCCTTCTCTGTGACGAGGGAATGAACCTGATGGACGTCACCGAGGAGGAGCTAAAGCGCGGCACCCCGGTCTTCGTGCAGGCGGACTCGGACGTGCTCGAGGTGCAGAGGCGGATGGCGCACCACCACATCCGGCTCCTGCCCGTGCTCGCGGACGGCGTTCTGATCGGGGTGGTCGATCTCGTCGAGCTTGCGCGCCGCGAGGACCTCGATTCGGGAGAGGTGCTCCCGGGCTAA
- a CDS encoding DNA glycosylase gives MPEGDTVYLSATRLRAALRDEQLTKSDFRVPALATIDLSGRAVEDVVPRGKHLLFRIQGGLTLHTHYKMDGSWHLYRHGERWRGPQFEVRAVLKNRSRVAVGFRLAIVQLIETKHEVQVVGHLGPDPLGEDWDAARVVASLRAHPDEEIGALLLDQRIVAGPGNVYKSEVCFLAGVDPQTPAGKVADLDRLVDLLARLMLANRTTGTQITTGDLRPGRQRWVYGRAEQPCFRCGTRIRRREQDGFGGDRVTFWCPTCQPVAPASIARTTSTAMREG, from the coding sequence GTGCCTGAAGGCGACACCGTCTATCTCTCGGCGACACGGCTGCGCGCCGCGCTGCGAGACGAGCAGCTGACGAAGTCCGACTTCCGCGTGCCCGCGCTTGCAACGATCGATCTGTCTGGACGTGCGGTGGAAGACGTAGTGCCGCGTGGCAAGCACCTCCTCTTCCGGATCCAAGGCGGGCTCACGCTCCACACGCACTACAAGATGGACGGGAGCTGGCACCTGTACCGTCACGGCGAGAGATGGAGGGGGCCGCAGTTCGAGGTGCGAGCCGTGTTGAAGAACCGCTCGCGTGTTGCGGTCGGGTTCCGCCTTGCGATCGTCCAGCTGATCGAGACCAAGCACGAGGTTCAGGTCGTCGGGCATCTGGGCCCTGACCCTCTGGGCGAAGACTGGGACGCAGCGCGCGTGGTCGCATCGCTGCGCGCGCATCCGGACGAAGAGATCGGCGCGTTGTTGCTCGACCAACGGATCGTTGCGGGTCCGGGTAACGTCTACAAATCCGAGGTGTGCTTCCTGGCGGGCGTCGACCCGCAGACCCCGGCGGGCAAGGTGGCGGACCTCGATCGACTGGTGGATCTGCTGGCGCGGCTGATGCTGGCGAATCGAACCACCGGCACCCAGATCACGACCGGCGACCTCCGGCCGGGTCGTCAGCGGTGGGTATACGGTCGCGCGGAACAACCTTGTTTCAGATGCGGGACCCGGATCCGGCGGAGGGAGCAGGACGGGTTCGGCGGCGACAGAGTGACCTTCTGGTGCCCGACGTGCCAGCCTGTCGCCCCTGCATCGATAGCCCGCACCACGTCAACGGCGATGAGAGAGGGCTGA
- a CDS encoding DEAD/DEAH box helicase has protein sequence MTASAAPLDRFSAPTTAWFSSAFESPTAAQSGAWEAISSGRDALVIAPTGSGKTLAAFLWSLDKLATAAPPPPKERLRVLYVSPLKALAVDVERNLRSPLAGIRGAALRLEIEPPDIAVGIRTGDTPQEERRRFASTPPDILITTPESLFLLLTSQAREALRFVDTVIVDEVHAVAATKRGAHLALSLERLDELLPQPAQRIGLSATVRPVEEVARFLAGGRGVDVVAPPTDKRFDLSVVVPVEDMGAIGELTGDLRSGDVVGPEERTSIWPHVEESLLSLIREHNSTIVFANSRRLAERLCGRLNELAEEEVARAHHGSVSREQRMLIEDELKAGRLPAVVATSSLELGIDMGAVDLVVQVEAPDSVASGLQRFGRGGHQVGAVSSGVFYPKYRGDLVECAVVAERIAAGEIEAISFPRNPLDVLAQQIVALVAMDEWKVDELEGLVRRSAPFAELPRSALEGVLDMLSGRYPSDEFAELRPRINWDRTSDVLTARPQAQRLAVTSGGTIPDRGLFGVFIAGEKGSRVGELDEEMVYESRVGDTFVLGASTWLIEEITHDRVLVTPAPGQVGKMPFWHGDAPGRDPELGRAIGGFIRELTSLERDAQAERLAAAGLDDLAANNLVAYLQEQKDAVGVLPDDRTIVVERFRDELGDWRVCIHSPFGARVHAPWAQAIEAKVRDRLGLEVQSMYTDDGIVIRLPDADEPPPNDLVLFDPEEVEELVVGILGGSALFASRFRECAARALLLPKRRPGSRTPLWQQRQRSAHLLQVAGRYGSFPIVLETFRECLQDVFDVPALVGLLRSIDTREVRVVEVETQQPSPFASSLQFSYVSAFMYEGDVPLAERRAQALSLDRSLLSEIMGRHELRELIDEEALVSLELDLQMLSDDRKIRTYDFLHDALRALGDLTTDEVAARLEDPSLADSWLGELERARRVLRLRVAGEERWVAVEDAARLRDALGVPLPMGLPQAFLEPVQDPLGDVVGRFARTRGPFVPEAAARRLGLGAAVVQRALEQLAAEGRVMAGEFRPGGSGSEWVDVEVLRKLRRRSLAAFRKEVEPVAPDVLARFALAWQGIGPAGPRDASVEALYSVLQQLQGAPVPASALETQVLPARLPGYSPALLDELGAAGEIVWAGAGAIGSTDGWVTLALASEAPLLLPPPGEDEPSPTAQQVLDALAGGGALFFRQLSQAAGSVDDAALLLALWELVWAGRITNDTLSPLRALLAGRPRRTSGRRRRGPNLPSRLGPPSGSGRWSLVPERAASSTRRLHATAQQLLTRYGIVTRGSVQAERVSGGFAAVYGVLKAFEDAGRCRRGYFVEGLGGAQFALAGAVDRMRALADTRSDAVTQVLAAADPANPYGAALPWPEREGERGHRPGRKAGAVVVIVNGHLVFYVEKGGKSLLSYPHADDVIEPAVDALVLAAHDGILGKLAVEKADGEPVLDAPFAGALVEAGFRPTSRGLRLRA, from the coding sequence ATGACCGCTTCGGCCGCTCCGCTGGATCGTTTCTCGGCCCCCACCACAGCGTGGTTCTCGAGCGCGTTCGAGTCGCCGACCGCGGCGCAGTCCGGTGCGTGGGAGGCGATCTCTTCTGGACGCGACGCTCTCGTGATCGCCCCGACGGGATCCGGCAAGACGCTCGCTGCGTTCCTGTGGTCGCTGGACAAGCTGGCGACGGCCGCGCCGCCGCCTCCGAAGGAGCGCCTCCGGGTGCTCTACGTCTCCCCTCTGAAGGCGTTGGCCGTAGACGTCGAGCGCAACCTACGTTCACCCCTCGCAGGCATCAGGGGGGCCGCGCTGCGCCTCGAGATCGAGCCTCCCGACATAGCGGTCGGGATCCGAACCGGCGACACCCCTCAGGAGGAGAGGAGACGGTTCGCGTCGACGCCGCCAGACATCTTGATCACCACGCCGGAGTCTCTGTTCCTGTTGTTGACCTCGCAGGCACGCGAGGCGCTGCGCTTCGTCGACACCGTCATCGTCGACGAGGTCCATGCCGTTGCTGCGACCAAGCGCGGCGCCCATCTCGCGCTCAGTCTTGAACGCCTGGACGAGTTGCTTCCGCAGCCGGCCCAACGGATCGGGCTGTCGGCCACGGTTCGGCCGGTGGAGGAGGTTGCCCGGTTCCTCGCTGGGGGCCGTGGCGTGGACGTGGTCGCTCCTCCGACCGATAAGCGTTTCGATCTGTCGGTGGTTGTGCCGGTGGAGGACATGGGTGCGATCGGCGAGCTCACCGGAGACCTCCGCAGCGGCGACGTCGTCGGTCCAGAGGAACGCACCAGCATCTGGCCGCACGTCGAGGAGTCGCTGCTGTCTCTGATCCGCGAGCACAACAGCACCATCGTGTTCGCGAACTCGCGGCGGTTGGCGGAACGTCTGTGCGGACGTCTGAACGAGCTGGCGGAGGAAGAGGTGGCGCGAGCGCACCACGGTTCCGTAAGCCGCGAGCAGCGAATGTTGATCGAGGACGAACTAAAAGCGGGGCGGCTTCCGGCGGTGGTCGCGACCAGCTCGCTGGAGCTGGGGATCGACATGGGTGCGGTAGACCTCGTGGTCCAGGTGGAAGCGCCGGACAGCGTCGCCTCCGGTCTCCAACGGTTCGGGCGGGGCGGTCACCAGGTAGGCGCCGTTAGCAGCGGTGTCTTCTATCCGAAGTACCGCGGTGACCTCGTCGAGTGTGCGGTGGTCGCCGAGCGCATCGCCGCAGGTGAGATCGAAGCGATCTCGTTCCCGCGCAACCCGCTGGACGTGTTGGCCCAACAGATCGTGGCGCTGGTCGCGATGGACGAGTGGAAGGTCGACGAGCTGGAGGGGCTGGTACGACGTTCCGCTCCGTTCGCGGAGCTCCCGCGCTCCGCCCTCGAAGGTGTGCTCGACATGCTCTCGGGACGGTACCCGTCGGACGAGTTCGCCGAGCTGCGTCCAAGGATCAACTGGGACAGGACCTCGGACGTGCTTACGGCTCGGCCGCAGGCGCAGCGGCTCGCGGTCACGTCCGGAGGGACGATCCCCGACCGCGGCCTCTTCGGCGTCTTCATCGCAGGCGAGAAGGGCTCGCGCGTCGGCGAGCTCGACGAGGAGATGGTGTACGAGAGCCGTGTCGGCGACACCTTCGTCCTCGGTGCGTCGACGTGGCTGATCGAGGAGATCACACACGACCGCGTGCTCGTGACGCCCGCACCGGGCCAAGTTGGAAAGATGCCTTTCTGGCACGGCGACGCGCCCGGGCGCGACCCGGAGCTCGGCCGCGCTATCGGCGGGTTCATCCGCGAGCTGACGAGCCTCGAGCGGGACGCGCAGGCTGAACGTCTTGCGGCCGCGGGGCTCGACGACCTCGCGGCCAACAACCTCGTCGCTTACCTGCAGGAGCAGAAGGACGCTGTAGGTGTGCTGCCGGACGATCGCACGATCGTCGTCGAACGTTTCCGCGACGAGCTCGGGGATTGGCGCGTGTGCATCCACTCACCTTTCGGCGCGCGCGTGCATGCTCCGTGGGCGCAGGCGATCGAGGCGAAGGTGCGTGATCGCCTCGGCCTCGAGGTTCAGTCGATGTACACCGACGACGGGATCGTGATCCGTCTGCCGGACGCGGACGAACCTCCTCCGAATGACCTCGTGCTGTTCGACCCCGAAGAGGTCGAGGAGTTGGTGGTCGGCATCCTCGGCGGCTCCGCTTTGTTCGCCAGCCGCTTCCGCGAGTGCGCGGCGAGAGCTCTTCTGCTGCCCAAGAGGCGGCCCGGGTCGCGCACGCCTCTGTGGCAGCAACGGCAACGAAGCGCGCATCTCCTTCAGGTCGCGGGACGTTACGGCTCTTTCCCCATCGTGCTCGAGACGTTCCGGGAGTGTCTCCAGGACGTCTTCGACGTCCCCGCGCTGGTGGGGTTATTGCGCAGCATCGACACACGTGAGGTCCGGGTGGTGGAAGTGGAGACCCAGCAGCCGTCTCCGTTCGCAAGCTCGTTGCAGTTCTCCTACGTCAGCGCGTTCATGTACGAAGGCGACGTGCCGCTCGCCGAACGGAGAGCGCAAGCGTTGTCGCTCGACAGGTCGCTGTTGTCCGAGATCATGGGCCGTCACGAGCTCCGCGAGCTGATCGACGAGGAAGCCCTCGTCTCACTCGAGCTGGATCTTCAGATGTTGTCGGACGACAGGAAGATCCGCACCTACGACTTCCTGCACGACGCGCTTCGCGCGCTCGGGGACCTGACGACGGACGAGGTAGCCGCGCGTCTGGAGGATCCATCGCTCGCAGACAGTTGGTTAGGCGAGCTCGAGCGGGCGCGGCGGGTCTTGCGGCTGCGTGTGGCGGGTGAAGAACGCTGGGTCGCGGTGGAGGACGCGGCGCGGCTCCGCGACGCGCTCGGCGTTCCGTTGCCGATGGGTTTGCCGCAGGCTTTCCTCGAGCCCGTGCAGGATCCGCTGGGCGACGTCGTCGGGCGCTTCGCGCGAACGCGAGGCCCGTTCGTTCCCGAGGCGGCGGCGCGGCGGCTGGGGCTCGGTGCGGCGGTCGTGCAGCGCGCGTTGGAGCAGCTAGCTGCCGAGGGACGTGTGATGGCGGGGGAGTTCCGCCCCGGCGGCAGCGGCTCCGAATGGGTAGACGTGGAGGTCCTGCGGAAGCTACGGCGTCGCTCGTTGGCGGCCTTCCGCAAGGAGGTCGAGCCGGTGGCGCCCGACGTGCTGGCCCGGTTCGCACTCGCGTGGCAGGGGATAGGGCCGGCCGGACCGCGCGACGCGTCGGTCGAGGCGCTGTACTCGGTCCTCCAGCAGTTACAGGGCGCGCCGGTTCCCGCTTCCGCCCTGGAGACTCAAGTTCTGCCTGCGCGTCTGCCCGGGTACTCGCCGGCCCTTCTCGACGAGCTCGGGGCCGCGGGAGAGATCGTGTGGGCCGGTGCGGGCGCGATCGGATCGACCGACGGATGGGTGACGCTCGCGCTCGCGAGCGAAGCGCCGCTTCTGTTGCCTCCGCCCGGCGAAGACGAGCCCTCGCCAACCGCGCAGCAGGTTCTCGATGCGCTTGCCGGCGGCGGGGCTCTCTTCTTCCGACAGCTGAGCCAAGCCGCCGGTTCCGTAGACGACGCCGCTCTCCTTCTTGCGCTGTGGGAGCTCGTTTGGGCCGGACGGATCACCAACGACACCTTGTCACCGCTGCGGGCACTCCTTGCCGGAAGGCCGCGGCGAACATCCGGGCGCCGCCGGCGTGGACCCAACCTCCCGTCGCGCCTCGGGCCCCCTTCGGGGTCCGGACGTTGGAGCCTTGTCCCCGAGCGCGCCGCTTCGTCCACCCGCCGCTTGCACGCCACCGCGCAGCAACTTCTGACCCGCTACGGCATCGTTACTCGCGGCTCCGTACAAGCGGAACGCGTCTCCGGAGGCTTCGCCGCGGTCTACGGCGTGCTGAAAGCGTTCGAAGACGCGGGTCGTTGCCGTCGCGGTTACTTCGTCGAGGGCCTGGGCGGCGCACAGTTCGCACTGGCGGGGGCCGTCGATCGCATGCGCGCGCTGGCCGACACACGGTCCGACGCGGTGACGCAGGTGCTCGCAGCGGCAGACCCGGCGAATCCCTACGGTGCAGCGCTGCCGTGGCCCGAGCGTGAGGGCGAACGAGGGCACCGCCCCGGGCGGAAGGCAGGTGCCGTCGTGGTGATCGTGAACGGGCACCTGGTCTTCTATGTGGAGAAGGGCGGCAAGAGCCTGTTGTCGTACCCGCACGCGGATGACGTCATCGAGCCGGCGGTGGACGCGCTGGTGCTGGCGGCTCACGACGGGATCCTCGGCAAGTTGGCGGTGGAGAAGGCGGATGGCGAACCGGTCCTCGATGCGCCGTTCGCCGGAGCATTGGTAGAGGCAGGGTTCCGTCCGACGTCGCGTGGGTTGAGGTTGCGTGCCTGA
- a CDS encoding class I SAM-dependent methyltransferase: MEQSDRREERGGADAYIESNRGLWDERTRVHVSSDFYDVASFKDGSRTNRLRPYEMEEVGDVRGKDLLHVQCHFGLDTLSWAQLGATVTGIDFSAESIGEARRLAAEVGLDATFVQSDVYDLPNNLTGDFDIVYTSRGVLGWLPDIGEWARVLARFVRPGGFLYVTEVHPVLQAFDDEVELGELKLRYRYWSGDVIRMPVEGSYADPSAEFATTHEHGWNHSLGEIVTAVATAGLHIEHLHEFPFLEWPSPLLEEQEDGTWRLPGELDEKLPLFFSLKATKPEL, translated from the coding sequence GTGGAACAGTCCGATCGCAGAGAAGAGCGTGGCGGAGCGGATGCCTACATCGAGAGCAATCGCGGCTTGTGGGACGAGCGGACCCGCGTCCACGTATCCAGCGACTTCTACGACGTCGCTAGCTTCAAGGACGGCAGCCGGACCAACCGCCTGCGCCCGTACGAGATGGAAGAGGTCGGTGACGTGCGGGGGAAAGACCTGCTTCACGTCCAGTGTCACTTCGGGCTCGACACGCTGTCGTGGGCGCAGCTCGGAGCCACCGTCACCGGCATCGACTTCTCCGCCGAATCCATCGGTGAGGCCCGCCGGCTCGCCGCCGAGGTCGGCCTCGACGCGACGTTCGTGCAGTCGGACGTGTACGACCTCCCGAACAACCTCACCGGTGACTTCGACATCGTCTACACGTCACGCGGGGTACTGGGATGGCTTCCGGATATCGGTGAGTGGGCGCGGGTCCTCGCTCGCTTCGTGCGGCCCGGGGGCTTCCTCTACGTGACCGAGGTCCACCCCGTCCTGCAGGCCTTCGACGACGAAGTAGAGCTTGGGGAGCTGAAGCTCCGGTATCGCTACTGGAGCGGCGACGTCATACGGATGCCGGTGGAAGGTTCCTACGCCGACCCATCGGCCGAGTTCGCGACTACTCACGAGCATGGCTGGAACCACTCGTTGGGAGAGATCGTGACGGCGGTGGCGACCGCGGGGCTACACATAGAGCACCTCCACGAGTTCCCCTTCCTCGAGTGGCCGTCCCCGCTTCTCGAAGAACAAGAGGATGGGACCTGGCGACTCCCCGGCGAGCTCGACGAGAAGCTGCCGCTGTTCTTCTCGTTGAAGGCGACGAAACCGGAGCTCTAG
- a CDS encoding ATP-dependent helicase, with the protein MSDPRRSAAIRAALKGYDPTDEQWRAISHPLEPLYLIAGAGSGKTAVMAARIAWALETQPFSPSQILGLTFTNKAAEELTERVHRALAEIHDESGEDVTVQTYNAFAAGVVRDHGLLVGIEPEAGLLSDAQQWQLLLSCLDDLPPFEALEIRSSYVVGRALGLASSVADHMVGLDAIDAAADRILSLTGADEAMVDTAAKRKELITAVGAYIGAKQRAGRIDFGDQISKAVEVLEGNDEVREAYRRRFPFVLLDEYQDTNVAQRRMLQALIGAGGAVTAVGDARQAIFAWRGATMYNLIGFPDDFPRSDGAPYDPVSLSENFRSGSNILDVANEVVGRIDPERRPGDPLRAQPENGTGAVALTLFSDERTEADWIASECERLHGEPTAEERDPVAWKDIAILVRRKAAMDAILHALEEKEIPVEVIGLGGLLKTPEVTEIVAWLRALESKPGANRWLGRILLGPRWRIHYRDLSLLARWATSQNWDLRLRLAGGDEELARDMEPGDVAYSLAEALGHLDEIEHLGAEAKKRLTAFSQRLAEIRKKSNAPLLELVQEIIQRTGIEAALQSSTSRTAGAARQNISNFLDQVASFAPVEGEATLRSFIAYLDAAEVAEETLDATQPADQDSVKLMTVHSAKGLEFECVFVPSVAAAEGRGGDKVYSIFPNTRGSNPLTSYAELPYEVREDAAHLPAFEGNLSKFKAAVKDRVIEDERRLFYVSLTRAKQRLAVSASWWYGRDKTPKGPSEFWEELEALAERGLLEVVRRDDRPEENPLFGAMEDRRLWPPPPRAAIDDPLFEDGWGTAADAVVSGTVSVVDLLERLPEDASRRATETVAAHGRDLEVIAAALGSRAEVKPQVPDIVSATSLVRLNKGELDAWELVRPLPHRPTMQRRLGTEVHRLIEEKARGLAPYPEEQELDEPAAVSDPALVRQLLDNFEASGYAERELAVLASGEPMVELPFTMRDGDRIVRGRIDAVYKRGDDGVEIVDFKTGSRSGYEDLGDGDQLALYARALRANRLVSEDQEVTLTYLFLDGEPPLSRALPV; encoded by the coding sequence GTGAGCGACCCGCGGCGTTCCGCCGCCATCCGCGCGGCCCTCAAGGGGTACGACCCGACCGACGAGCAGTGGCGCGCGATCTCGCATCCACTCGAGCCGTTGTACCTGATCGCCGGTGCAGGCTCCGGCAAGACCGCGGTCATGGCCGCGCGCATCGCGTGGGCTCTCGAGACACAGCCGTTCTCGCCGTCGCAGATCCTGGGCCTCACCTTCACGAACAAGGCCGCGGAGGAGTTAACGGAACGCGTGCACCGGGCGCTGGCGGAGATCCACGACGAGAGCGGCGAGGACGTAACCGTGCAGACCTACAACGCGTTCGCCGCCGGAGTCGTACGGGATCACGGACTGCTCGTCGGGATCGAGCCCGAAGCCGGCCTGTTGTCGGACGCCCAACAGTGGCAGTTGCTGCTGTCCTGTCTCGATGACCTGCCGCCGTTCGAGGCGTTGGAGATCCGCTCCTCCTACGTCGTCGGGAGAGCTCTGGGACTCGCATCCTCGGTCGCCGATCACATGGTCGGCCTCGACGCGATCGACGCCGCCGCGGATCGGATCCTTTCGTTGACCGGAGCGGACGAAGCGATGGTGGATACCGCAGCCAAGCGCAAGGAGTTGATCACCGCCGTCGGCGCCTACATCGGGGCGAAGCAGCGCGCGGGAAGGATCGATTTCGGCGATCAGATCTCTAAAGCCGTCGAGGTCCTAGAGGGGAACGACGAGGTTCGCGAGGCGTACCGCCGCCGCTTTCCGTTCGTGCTGCTCGACGAGTACCAGGACACGAACGTCGCGCAGCGCCGCATGCTGCAGGCCCTGATCGGAGCCGGCGGCGCCGTGACTGCCGTGGGAGACGCGCGCCAGGCGATCTTCGCTTGGCGCGGGGCCACGATGTACAACCTCATCGGCTTCCCCGACGACTTCCCGCGGTCCGATGGCGCGCCCTACGACCCGGTGTCTCTGTCGGAGAACTTCCGGTCCGGCTCGAACATCCTGGACGTGGCCAACGAAGTGGTCGGCCGGATCGATCCCGAGCGGCGCCCGGGTGACCCGCTGCGGGCTCAGCCGGAGAACGGAACGGGCGCGGTCGCGTTGACTCTGTTCTCTGACGAGCGCACGGAAGCGGACTGGATCGCCTCGGAATGCGAGCGGCTGCACGGCGAGCCGACGGCGGAGGAACGTGACCCGGTGGCGTGGAAGGACATCGCGATCCTCGTGCGCCGCAAAGCCGCGATGGATGCGATCCTCCACGCGCTCGAAGAGAAGGAGATCCCGGTCGAGGTGATCGGGCTCGGTGGCTTGCTGAAGACCCCCGAGGTCACCGAGATCGTCGCTTGGCTGCGGGCTCTCGAATCGAAGCCGGGGGCGAACAGGTGGCTCGGACGGATCCTGCTCGGGCCCCGCTGGCGCATCCACTACCGGGACCTGTCGCTGTTGGCGCGCTGGGCCACCTCGCAGAACTGGGATCTGCGGCTGCGGCTCGCCGGCGGCGACGAGGAGCTCGCGCGCGACATGGAGCCCGGTGACGTCGCTTACTCGCTCGCGGAGGCGCTCGGTCATCTAGACGAGATCGAGCATCTGGGGGCCGAGGCCAAGAAGCGGCTGACCGCGTTCTCGCAGCGCCTGGCCGAGATCCGCAAGAAGTCGAACGCGCCGCTGCTGGAGCTGGTGCAAGAGATCATCCAGAGAACCGGGATCGAGGCCGCGTTGCAGTCGTCCACCTCGCGCACCGCGGGGGCGGCGCGCCAGAACATCTCGAACTTCCTCGACCAGGTGGCGAGCTTCGCTCCGGTCGAGGGCGAGGCGACGCTGCGTTCGTTCATCGCGTACCTCGATGCGGCCGAGGTTGCAGAGGAGACGCTGGATGCGACGCAGCCTGCAGACCAGGACTCGGTGAAGCTGATGACCGTGCACTCGGCCAAGGGATTGGAGTTCGAGTGCGTGTTCGTGCCGTCCGTGGCCGCGGCGGAGGGGCGGGGCGGGGACAAGGTCTACTCGATCTTTCCGAACACGCGCGGGTCGAACCCGCTCACCAGTTACGCGGAGCTCCCGTACGAGGTGCGCGAGGACGCCGCGCATCTTCCGGCGTTCGAGGGGAACCTCAGCAAGTTCAAGGCCGCGGTCAAAGACAGGGTGATCGAGGACGAGCGCCGGCTCTTCTACGTCTCGCTGACGCGGGCGAAGCAGCGCCTCGCGGTCAGCGCCTCGTGGTGGTACGGCCGTGACAAGACGCCGAAGGGGCCCTCGGAGTTCTGGGAGGAACTAGAGGCTCTGGCCGAACGCGGCCTCCTGGAGGTCGTGCGACGCGACGACCGCCCCGAAGAGAACCCGCTGTTCGGCGCGATGGAGGACCGTCGCCTGTGGCCGCCACCGCCGCGCGCTGCCATCGACGATCCGCTGTTCGAGGACGGGTGGGGCACTGCGGCCGACGCCGTCGTATCCGGAACGGTGTCCGTCGTCGACCTGCTGGAGCGGCTGCCCGAGGACGCCTCCCGACGTGCGACCGAGACCGTTGCAGCACACGGGCGCGACCTGGAGGTGATCGCCGCCGCTCTTGGTTCGCGGGCAGAGGTCAAGCCCCAGGTGCCCGACATCGTGTCCGCGACCAGCCTGGTCCGTTTGAACAAGGGCGAGCTCGACGCCTGGGAGCTTGTGCGGCCGCTTCCTCATCGACCGACGATGCAGCGGCGTCTCGGGACCGAGGTGCACCGGTTGATCGAAGAGAAGGCGCGCGGTCTCGCGCCCTATCCTGAGGAACAGGAGCTCGACGAGCCCGCGGCCGTGTCGGATCCCGCTCTCGTCCGGCAGCTGCTCGACAACTTCGAGGCATCCGGCTACGCGGAGCGCGAGTTGGCGGTGTTGGCGAGCGGCGAGCCCATGGTGGAGCTCCCCTTCACGATGCGGGACGGCGACCGGATCGTCAGAGGACGGATCGACGCGGTGTACAAGCGCGGTGACGACGGAGTGGAGATCGTCGACTTCAAGACGGGGAGCCGCAGCGGTTACGAAGACCTTGGCGACGGCGACCAGCTTGCGCTCTACGCGCGGGCTCTTCGCGCCAACCGGCTGGTGTCCGAGGATCAGGAGGTCACCCTCACCTACCTGTTCCTCGACGGGGAGCCGCCGCTGAGCCGTGCTCTTCCGGTCTAG